The sequence AAATTCATATCTCTTAATTCACTAATAATTTCATGACAGGTAAATTCCTCTTTAAGTCGCTTTTCTAGCATTCTATAGATGACTAAAGATATAAAGCATGTGCTGAAATGTGCTTCAATACGGTCATCTTTTTTTAAGAATACAGGTCTTGCTTTGAATTCACTTTTCATAATCCTAAAGCATTCCTCGATTTCCCATCTCCTGTGATTTACCTTAATTATTTCAGGTACATCATCCTCAAGATTTGTACAAACTCCATAAAAACCATCAAAAGCTTCTTCTTTTTGGATGATAGCTTGATCAATGCTGTATATTTCTTTCTTTGCAATTTCACCATCAGGAGTATAGCTCGTTTTATGAATAAATCTTTTGTAATCGTTAGCATTACATTTCTTGATTTTTGTCGGGTTTGTATCTATAGTCTTTTGAGCACGTTCTATTTGTGAGTTGCGGATTTTGCGCTGATAATCCCTGTATTTGATCGAATAAGTTACAATCAATCTTTGTTCAAAGCCATTTTCTTTGATCCAACGTTCTTTGAAATAGACCTTTGCACTTATTTTTGCTTTATCTTCAGGAGTAGCCTTATCTATCATTTCATCGAGTTCAGAAATATCATAGTTTTTTTTGCTGCCTGGAAGTTTCCAGCCATCAGGATCAAGAGCCCATTTCTTCAGGTGTGCTTTTAATTTTTTAATAGATTGTGTGGTAATAAAAGCTCGACCATCCTTGTCGTTAAACTTTCGATTAGCTTCTGAAGCCAACCCAGCATCTGTGCACACGATAAATTTAGAAAGCTCAAAATCAGAAACGATTTTCTTTTCCAATGGTTTTAGAGTCAGTTGCTCATTCATATTCCCCCTGTTAATGCTAAAAGCCAGAGGAATGCCATCCCCGTCCATGAATAGCCCCATTTGGACTATCGGGTTTGGTCTGTGTTCTTTTGACGGACCATACTGCTTTATACCATCTCCCTGCTCTATTTCAAAAAAGTAATTGGTGCAATCATAGTAAAGAACGCCGGTATTTCTTTTGGAGACCTTCAAGCTATTTTTGTACAAGGAGGACTGGATAAAGTCTGTCTCCTTAGCAAGAATTTCAAGAGCTCTGTATATTTGATGCAAATCATATTTGGGTTGTTCTATAAACTTTTTAGAAAGCTCATATGTAGCAAGTTTTGAAGAAGGGAAGATAATTCTACCGTAAATAAGCCTGGAAAGAATCGAGTCTAAATCAAAATCAAACTTATATTTTTGTGATATTTCCATACAAATCTTGTGTAGCCCAAGATCATGATATATTTTTTGCAGGAATAGGTAACCGCCGTTAAACAAGCGTGGTTCACCTTTATCAATAAGTTTTGAGGGGGAGTACTTTACAAGAACTTCCCTTTTTTCTTCCTTTTCTTTTTTGTTAAGTTCTTCTACGTAATTTTTTGCCCATTCTATGGGATCTTGGTCGATTAATTTTTTTTCTAAATCAGCAACGGTACCGAGCTTTTCAACAACTTTAGAAGAGCGCTTTCCATTTTCGTAAATAGACTTAACCACATATAAAGATGCGGCATTTTTTGAACTAACAATTTGTAGTCTCATTTTTTTACACCACCCTTACAAACAACTACTTATATCATAACACATTGTTAAACATTGTGCACTAAAAATATGTAAAGTTTGACAAAAAAATAAGCCTATATTAAGGCTTACAAGAACTTTTCATCTATTCAACTGTCAAAGACCCGGGTTTAGAAAGTGGCCTAGATGATAAAGAACTTTCCATGAAACATGGACTATCAACATCAGAAATTGAGCATCTAAAAAGAGATTTGTGGGCTTGATACTTACAAAGCGCGCCAAGAAATGATATGCTCCCCTTGTGGTAGACAGTTAAAATAATAAAAACTGTTTACAACAAGGAGGAGTATTTTTTATGGGTCGGAAAAGTAAATTCTCACCAGAAGAAAAGTTAGAGTATGTTCTTATGTGTATAGAAGGAAAAAATTCAGTTAGCCATGCAGCTAAGTTAATCGGTGTCAGTAAAGATACCATGAGGAGATGGGTCAGTAATTATATGTCGTTGGGTGTTGATGGGTTGACTACTAGTGCAAAGAATACTAGCCATTCTTCAAATGCAAAGGAATTAGCGATAAAGGAATACCTTTCTGGTAAGGGTTCTTTGCATGATATATGTTTTCAATATGGAATACGCTCTACAGGGATACTTCATACATGGGTTATGAAGTATAATAGTCATGAGAAATTAAAATCTTCTGGTACTGGAGGAGTATCTATCATGACTAAAGGAAGAAAGACCCATTTTGATGAAAGAGTAGAAATAGTAAAGTACTGTATTGAGAATAAATGCAACTATGTTGAAACAGCACAGAAGTTTAATGTATCTTACCAGCAGGTTAATTCATGGACTAATAAATACCTAAAAAAAGGTATAGAAGCCCTTCAAGACAAGCGAGGCAAAAGAAAGTCAGAAGATGACATGTCTGAAATGGACAAACTTAAAGCCCAAAACAAACTACTTGAAGCTGAAATTCGCCAGAAGCAAATGGAGATAGATTTTTTAAAAAAGTTGAAAGAAATAGAAAGGGGGCGGTTTTAAGCCAAGTAAGATATGAGACGATCTATCTTACGATACAGGAACTTAAAAAGACTAAAGGTTATTCAATCACAAAACTCTGTGTTTTTGCGAAGGTTCAACGTTCCTCATATTACAAATGGTTAAACAGAGAAGCAAGTACTAATGAACAATTTAACAAAACTTTAATACCATTAATCAGAGATGCATATGAAGAGAGAGGCGGTATACTTGGGTATCGTCAGATGACAATCAAGTTAAACAGAGAGCAAGAATTCCATGTAAACCATAAGAGAATCTACAGACTGATGAAAATACTAGGTTTAAAATCTGTATGCCGTAGAAAGAGAAAGAACTACATCAAATCCACACCAGAAATAACTGCAAAAAACGTACTAAGCAGGAACTTTAATGCAAATGGATTTGGGGAGAAATGGCTTACTGATGTAACAGAGATGAAATATGGAATCAGTGGAAAAGCCTATCTAAGTGCCATACTTGACCTCGGAGATAAGAGCATAGTGTCCTTTGTCTTGGGTCATTCAAATAACAATGCACTGGTATTTAGAACGTTTGACATTGCCCATGAGCAGCACCCTGATGCAAAGCCAATTTTCCACAGTGATAGGGGATTTCAATACACCTCAAAAATGTTCAAAAACAAGTTGGATAATGCGGGTATGACACAGAGTATGTCTAGAATCTCCCGTTGTATAGATAACGGCCCTATGGAGGCATTTTTTGGTACCCTTAAGTCAGAAATGTACTATCTCAACAAATTCAGCTCATATCAGGAATTGGAATCTGCTGTCATTGAATACATAGAGTATTACAATAATCATCGTTATCAGAAGAGGCTTGAATGTATGACTCCAATGGAGTATAGGCAACACCTTTTAAGTAAGGTAGCATAAGCTTTTATGCCGCGAAAGCCTGTTTATATGGGGTGTACCCTCTGGTAAAATGTGTGTGGCGGAAGCCAAATATTTGTCAAGTATCAACTTCCGCCCAAGAATGGGAGTCCAGAGGGTACAGGGGCCCCCATGTCAACAGGACCGTGGAATAAATGCGGGTAAAATAAATAAAACCTTCAAAAAAATAACGCCAATCAAATTAATGATTGACGGCATAGTATTTTTTGTTTTTTCTACTGTCTACTTGACAGGGGCATGTTCAGAAATTGGCGCTTTTTTAATATATGAAAACAAATTTCACAAGATATATTGCTTA comes from Alkalicella caledoniensis and encodes:
- a CDS encoding IS1634 family transposase, with translation MRLQIVSSKNAASLYVVKSIYENGKRSSKVVEKLGTVADLEKKLIDQDPIEWAKNYVEELNKKEKEEKREVLVKYSPSKLIDKGEPRLFNGGYLFLQKIYHDLGLHKICMEISQKYKFDFDLDSILSRLIYGRIIFPSSKLATYELSKKFIEQPKYDLHQIYRALEILAKETDFIQSSLYKNSLKVSKRNTGVLYYDCTNYFFEIEQGDGIKQYGPSKEHRPNPIVQMGLFMDGDGIPLAFSINRGNMNEQLTLKPLEKKIVSDFELSKFIVCTDAGLASEANRKFNDKDGRAFITTQSIKKLKAHLKKWALDPDGWKLPGSKKNYDISELDEMIDKATPEDKAKISAKVYFKERWIKENGFEQRLIVTYSIKYRDYQRKIRNSQIERAQKTIDTNPTKIKKCNANDYKRFIHKTSYTPDGEIAKKEIYSIDQAIIQKEEAFDGFYGVCTNLEDDVPEIIKVNHRRWEIEECFRIMKSEFKARPVFLKKDDRIEAHFSTCFISLVIYRMLEKRLKEEFTCHEIISELRDMNFKEIKGEGYEPLYTRTDFTDALHEAFDFRTDYQIVTKSKMKKILKDTKK
- a CDS encoding helix-turn-helix domain-containing protein, whose translation is MGRKSKFSPEEKLEYVLMCIEGKNSVSHAAKLIGVSKDTMRRWVSNYMSLGVDGLTTSAKNTSHSSNAKELAIKEYLSGKGSLHDICFQYGIRSTGILHTWVMKYNSHEKLKSSGTGGVSIMTKGRKTHFDERVEIVKYCIENKCNYVETAQKFNVSYQQVNSWTNKYLKKGIEALQDKRGKRKSEDDMSEMDKLKAQNKLLEAEIRQKQMEIDFLKKLKEIERGRF
- a CDS encoding IS3 family transposase; the protein is MYLTIQELKKTKGYSITKLCVFAKVQRSSYYKWLNREASTNEQFNKTLIPLIRDAYEERGGILGYRQMTIKLNREQEFHVNHKRIYRLMKILGLKSVCRRKRKNYIKSTPEITAKNVLSRNFNANGFGEKWLTDVTEMKYGISGKAYLSAILDLGDKSIVSFVLGHSNNNALVFRTFDIAHEQHPDAKPIFHSDRGFQYTSKMFKNKLDNAGMTQSMSRISRCIDNGPMEAFFGTLKSEMYYLNKFSSYQELESAVIEYIEYYNNHRYQKRLECMTPMEYRQHLLSKVA